In the genome of Verrucomicrobia bacterium CG1_02_43_26, the window ATGGAGAAGTAGTTTCAGAAGCTAACCTCGGCCTAATCCGCCAAAAGGTCGGTATGGTCTTCCAACACTTCTATCTCTTCCCGCATATGACGGTGCTGGAGAACTTAACCTACTCCCCCATAACCGTTCTCAAGCTCTCTAAAATCCATGCCGTAGAACGTGCTACAGAGCTCCTCAAGCGCGTTGGTCTAGAAACCAAAGCGGACGTTTATCCTCATGCCCTTTCGGGCGGCCAAAAGCAACGGGTCGCGATCGCAAGAACGCTTGCCATGGAGCCCGAGGTTATTCTCTTTGATGAGCCCACTTCTGCCCTGGATCCCGAAATGGTCAAAGAGGTTTTAAACGTCATCCAATCCCTTGCCCACACCGGTATCACCATCCTCCTGGTCACTCACGAAATGAATTTCGCGCGTAGGCTGGCCGATCGTATCCTTTTCCTAGATCACGGCGAAGTATTGGAAGATACAGCTCCTGAAACCTTTTTTAAACAGCCCAAAACAGAACGCGCCAAAGCGTTTCTGGAAAAGGTACTGTAATCCAATCCCTCTTAAAACTTTGTAATCACAGTGTTTGGCAAATCGTGCTTCGTTTTCAATAAGTATTTTACTTCAGACAAGCTATAGTCTGCGATAGAGGAAATAACATACCGATCACGATCATTCAAATATTTCACTATGTTATTGCTATTCTTCTCATGCACAAACTGCTCTTGAACGCTTTTGAGGTTTTCCACACCTACTTTCACATGTTCCATCAACTTCTCATTATCCCAATCCTCGTGCATAATCACAGCATGGTTAATAAGCGTCTCGAAGATCTTCCCTTCCGTAGCCAAATGCTCCATCAACTGATCATAGCGCTTGGTTTCAGGCATGGTAGAAACGTTATCCACTTCTCGCATACTTAACAGCGTATATTGCGGCATAACAATCTTCACTTCGTCACTACGTTTCTCACGAATCTCTGCTTTCTGAAACCCTCCGCCAGTATTCTCCTTCAATTTCGTTTTTCTAATAAACACGTTCATACAATCATTAATACAACTAAAACATTTTCCAATCATAACCATCCTCCATGAAAATAAAGCAAATCCACCAAGAATCGTATCATTTATCCACTTAAACTAAAATGCAATAAAAAAGCCATTGACGCTCCGGATAAAAATGTATTTAATCTACACTTAAGTTAAAGAAAACCATGAACTCGCTAAAACGATCAATAATTATCATACTCACATTTGCAAATTGCTTAACAGTCGCAACAGCAGCCCATAGGAACGAAATGCAACCTATCTTGGCTGAGTACACTACCCTAGCGGAAGCCTTTAGAACTGCTAAAACTGATTTCTCAAAGATTAAGGACAAGCGTGGGAGCACGCAGTTGGTAGGCTTTGATCTCTTCTACGTCCCAGCGCCTCATACCCTTAAGCTCATCGCAACAATTAGGGTTAATGTCGAACAGCTCACGAATTTTATAGATCGCCTCAAGCGAATTGACAACGCGGATTTCTCCGTCTTGAAAGAAGACAACAATAAGATTTTGGAAAACGTAATGACTATGAATCAGGAGTATGAAATGTTCCTTCAAGTACTCCAGCGCCCAGATCCCCTGTCCTTTTTGAGACAATCGCTATAATCCGAACGGTAAAGCCTACGTGCATAAAAGCTTTCTTATCCTGAGAATGCTATTCGCATCGCTATGTTTAGAGCCCTTGTATCTCGCCTCGATTAATCGGAAAGCTTTCATGAAGGGGGTTTCCCGCTCATTAATGCCCTAAACCCACTTCCATAAAGCGATTTAGGCTAAATATGTGTTTACTTCTTTAGAAAAAGGAATACAATTGTTCATGCAAAACAAAAATAATACATCAATCATAACAAACCATGTTTAACCTATTCACAAAAAAACCAAAAGAAACTAAACCCAACGATAATACCATTAACGTCACCGAAAATAAACAGGAAAAGCCGGTTAAGAAGAAGGTATTTAGTTTCTTCAAAAAACCAGCTAAAACTGAGGAAAAACGGCTCTCCGAGCGTCGACTAGAGAACATTGAAAGGGTTACTCCGGTTAAAATAGAAGAACTAAAGGATAATTATTCTCTTTCAGTCATGCTTGAAGCCTTGAAGGACCTAGATAATAAACTGGAAGACATCACATTCCTGGATCTTCTGGAGGATCAGTTGTTTTTATTGGAAAAGAATCATCAACACCTATACTTGAGTGCGCTAGAGAAAAAACTCGAATCCATCGTCACCAATATCAAAGATTACAAGCTGCTGGATAAGCACCTAAACATCTACATCAAACTATTATGCGCCAAAGACTTGGACGGAAAAACATCGATAGGTATGCGTATCAAATCTTTAGGCAGTGTTATGTTTCATATGAAAGTATTGGATTTAAGCACGGGTGTTCTTCTTCTTCGCTATGAAATCTCTAACCTCAGCCTATCCGGGAATAGTTTAAGGATTGGTCATACGATCACACAAGCTCAGTATGTTATCGATACACGAAACTACATTGATTTATTAGATCCATCCAAATCAATTCAAAAGAAAGCGTCGTTCCATGATAGCTTCAATGCAACGCTAGATCTGGTTCGTGAGGAACACGAGTACCGCAAAAGCCTCCGCGATTTCAGCTCCCCACAAAATGATAGCCAAAACGAATCAAACTCTGATATTTAAACTAAACGAGTAACCCAACACCAAAAAAAGCCTCTTGCAAAATACAAGAGGCTTTTTCTTTCGTAAAATATAAAAACAATATTAACGCTTAGAAAACTGGAAGCGCTTACGAGCACCCGGTTGACCAGCCTTTTTACGTTCCTTCATGCGAGGGTCACGTGTCATATGGCCTGCTTTTTTAAGCGCGCCACGCAAGGTCTCGTCCATCTTTTCCAAAGCACGAGCAATCCCTAATGCAACCGCACCGGCTTGACCCGTAGGGCCACTACCTTGTACGTCTGCTATGACATCGATTTCCTTCTCCAGTCCAACTGTCTTCAAAGGAGCCGTTGCTACCTTTGAATAACACTCAGTACAAAAATAAGCTTCCAGGTCACGATTGTTAACAAGCAATTTGCCTGTTCCTGGCTTGACGCGTACGCGAGCGATTGCTTCCTTACGACGTCCTGTTCCCCAATAAAATGTATCTTGTTGCTTTGTAGCCATAACTTTAAATTACTTGATTTCTAAAATAGTTGGGTTTTGTGCCTCATGTTGATGCTCCGCACCCGCGTAAATCTTCAATTTCTTGAGCATCTGCCTGGCGAGCTTATTCTTTGGCAACATTCCATTAACGGCATGTTGGATGATCATATCAGGGTGCTTGCGCTGATACTCATCTAAAGTGAGACGATATTCATTACCGCGATATCCCGTAAAGAACATATATTCCTTCTTCTCTTGCTTCTTGCCTGTCAAACGCACTTTGTCTGCGTTGATGACAATTACATAATCTCCGGCATCTACATGCGGTGTGTAGGTTGGCTTATGGCGGCCACGAAGAATATTCGCGATCTGCACAGCCATGCGGCCTAAAATCTGCCCCTCGGCATCAACCACATACCAGTTCTTTTTTTCGTCTTGTTTTGCTAAAGTGGTACTCATAGAAATCTGAAAGAGAAAGTCTCTTTAATTATTAAAAATTTGTCAAATATTTATTTTAGAATAATGAACTATTCTCGAATGACAACTAAAAAAGAAGACCCGCCATCAATTATTTTGGCAGCGGGCCTTTGTCTTCACTTAAAGTAAGTAAATAAACACTTCTTTTTAGCCTAGAACTTTACGTTTACGCTAGCACCCCACCAGAACATGTTCTTGCGGTTGCCCAAAGCATTTGCATTGTAACCACCGGTAAGTGCGCGGGTAGATGCGGAATTAAATCCGTCATTGTTGCCGGCATAACGTGGGCCAACGCTCATTGCTGCGTTTTCGTTCATGTGGTAGGTCAAATCTGCCTTTAATGTCCAGTAGATGTAACCGTTCTTGTGCTTTACTGCACCACCTCTTTGGTCGCCATTGTAAGCGTCAGCGGTCAACCAACCCAAGCTTGCGCCAAAGTCAGCAGAAAAACCGTCGAAACCAAATTCACCTAAGTCATAGCTGTAAGCAATGCTTGGCTGAATCACGAACTGTCTTAGGTCGAAATTATAGAACATATAGATAGACGGGTTCAAAAGAACGTCTGCTGATACGCCTAAATAAATTTCGCGTTGACGGTTTGTGTGGTGGTTAATGAAGGTAGGTGCTGCATTAATCGTGTTTGTTTGCCAGTAGTAAATGAAACCAGCGTCTGCAGTGAACATATCGGTCACTTCATAAGTAACACCGAAATAAGGGTTCACTTCTTTAGCCGCATTGTTTACTGCACTGCCAGCTGGCATTACAGACCAAACACCGGTGTAAAGCTTAGCGCCAAATACTGGGTAACCAAGTTCTACTGTAGGCTGAATGCTTGCTTGAGCGCGCTTTGAACCACGGTAAACGGTTTCTGATTCAAAAGCAACGTTCGCCTTAAGTGATACATCACTCATCAGGGTCTTTGCTGTTGTTTCATTAGTCGTTGTTCCATTAGTTGCCGCTTGATCTTGCGCAAACAAACCACTCGTGCCAACAAGTGCCACTACTGATAATGTTTTTATAATATTTTTCATTTGTATATTCGTCTTTTTAGGTTTTTCTCAAACTTGAGAAATAATAATAGTCACTTCTAAAGTTTGAGAATAACGATTTAACGTTTTTTTGACCTAATTTTCAAGCGGTTTTTAAAAAAGGTTTTTCTGAAAACTGCAATCAGCTTTCCTGCAACAACTTTGGTTCAAAAAAAATTATCGCCTAAAAACCAAACGATACTTGCGCGCCCCACCAAAACAGCTCCGAATGCCTGCTTTGCGAGTTAGCATTAAACTGCGTAGACCCCACAGGCATCAGCCCATCGTTATTAGCAGAGGCTCTCACGCCAACACTCACTTTTGTAAAATCGTTTACTTGGTAGATCAAGTCGAGTTTCATCCCCGCATACGCGTACCCGTTTTTATGTTTTGGTAATCCTGATCGCTGGTTCCCATTATAAGCATCCGCTTGCAAAAGTCCCGCATAGGCGTAAGCACTGATCGATAATCCGTCCGCTATAAACTCCAGCTCCCGGGTGTACATCACACTGGGCTCAATCAAATACTGCCCCAAATCAATATCGTAAAAAAAGTAAATCGCCGGGCTCACAACATAATCAATAATTGCTCCGAAATAGATTTCTCTAGAGCGATTAATTCTGCCGGACGTCCCACTTCTATCCGTATACCAATAATAGGTAAACCCGGCATCCAAGGTCAAATCCACCGGTAGGCTATTCTTGGGCATAAAATACATCACACCAACATAGGGATCCACTTCAGATCTAAAATTCAAGCTGGGTCGGCCAACGGGTTTTTTAACAGTTACCCCGCCATAGAGATCAAAGGGCTGTTCGAAATGGTAGCGGCCTTCAACCGAAGGCATAACAATGCTTTGCGCTAACTTCGCTCCTCTAAAAACATACTCAGACTCATATCCAACTTTCCCGCCCAAACTCAATGCGTTATTAGCATTCACGCTATTCCCCGTCTGGCCGTTTAATCCAATAAACGCCATTAACAAATACAATCCTAGGGGGAAAAAAACTTTCTTCATCAGTAACTATTTTGGGGGAAAATTTCTAAAAAGAAATACCAAA includes:
- a CDS encoding peptide ABC transporter ATP-binding protein yields the protein MIQILDLEKHFGDLHILKGVNITIPQGETVAIIGPSGSGKSTLLRCVNFMETPTSGIVKIDGEVVSEANLGLIRQKVGMVFQHFYLFPHMTVLENLTYSPITVLKLSKIHAVERATELLKRVGLETKADVYPHALSGGQKQRVAIARTLAMEPEVILFDEPTSALDPEMVKEVLNVIQSLAHTGITILLVTHEMNFARRLADRILFLDHGEVLEDTAPETFFKQPKTERAKAFLEKVL
- a CDS encoding 30S ribosomal protein S9, giving the protein MATKQQDTFYWGTGRRKEAIARVRVKPGTGKLLVNNRDLEAYFCTECYSKVATAPLKTVGLEKEIDVIADVQGSGPTGQAGAVALGIARALEKMDETLRGALKKAGHMTRDPRMKERKKAGQPGARKRFQFSKR
- a CDS encoding 50S ribosomal protein L13 is translated as MSTTLAKQDEKKNWYVVDAEGQILGRMAVQIANILRGRHKPTYTPHVDAGDYVIVINADKVRLTGKKQEKKEYMFFTGYRGNEYRLTLDEYQRKHPDMIIQHAVNGMLPKNKLARQMLKKLKIYAGAEHQHEAQNPTILEIK